The following DNA comes from Thiohalobacter sp..
GGGCGTCACCGCCACGCCCTCCGGCGCGGTGCCGGTGAGGAAGATGGACAACAGCGGCAGGATGACGAAATAGGCGAAGGCCGCACCGAGATAGAACAGCAGGGTGCTGGACACCATCAGCGGCAGCACCATGCGCCGCTCGTGACGGTAGAGGCCCGGAGCGATGAAGGCCCAGGCCTGGTTGAGGATATAGGGCATGGCGATGAAGATCGCCAGCACCAGGGTGGCCTTGAGCGGGATCAGGAAGGGGGCGATCACCTCCACCGCAATGAGCGAGGTATCGGCGGGCAGATGCCGCGTCAGCGGATCGGCCAACAGAGAGAAGATGCGGTTGGCGAAGGGGCTGAGTGCCAGGAAGATGACCAGCACCGCCAGCACCATGCGCATCAGCCGGTCGCGCAGCTCCAGCAGATGCGACATGAAGGGCTGTTCCTGGTCCTCGACCGGTGCCTCGGGCTTATCGGGAGGTGTGGTCACGATCGCCCTGTGGGGTATCCATGGCGGGCAGTTCCGGCTGCTCGGGCGCGGACTGCGGCTCGGCTTCGGGGGCGGCGGCG
Coding sequences within:
- the tatC gene encoding twin-arginine translocase subunit TatC — encoded protein: MTTPPDKPEAPVEDQEQPFMSHLLELRDRLMRMVLAVLVIFLALSPFANRIFSLLADPLTRHLPADTSLIAVEVIAPFLIPLKATLVLAIFIAMPYILNQAWAFIAPGLYRHERRMVLPLMVSSTLLFYLGAAFAYFVILPLLSIFLTGTAPEGVAVTPDIGKYLDFELMLFFAFGAAFEVPVATFVLVWLGMTTPEALASKRPYVVVGAFVIGMLLTPPDVISQTLLALPMWLLFEVGIFASRVFLRRRAAAAGEEDEEDRPLTEAEMDEALDRIEAEEAAAGGSDAQEDGADRR